The Rhipicephalus sanguineus isolate Rsan-2018 chromosome 7, BIME_Rsan_1.4, whole genome shotgun sequence genome includes a window with the following:
- the LOC119400135 gene encoding cytoplasmic dynein 1 light intermediate chain 2: MVTTAESSATSQNQADSAKEDDESQNIWSSILKQVQESLPNKLPSHKLLLVMGDNESGKTTLIAKIQGNDDPKKGSGLEYHYLYVRDEYREDQTRLGVWVLDGDPWHRNLLKFVLTEETLEDTTVLLTASMTTPWSLLDSLQSWATVLEEHLSRLRLPPSTVEKNKLRVLRRFQDYIEPGDEIEGVSSPLRRTSATIGGGGEDFGDTSSSAHALPLLGEDTLSNNLGLDVIVAITKTDYMSTLEKNYDFKDEHFDFIQQAVRKFCLRYGAALFYTSVKEDKNCDLLYKYLVHRIYGFPFKTPALVVEKDGVFIPSGWDNDKKIAILYENITSASPDDPYSEVITRPMTTRKPLQREPEVLAEGDQAFLARQLALLNQQAQPSPGRATSSDAAAGAAGGARTPVGVQKSAERRLPGSHGALPTPGKKDTEFAKLSQADGAKGGNEGVLQNFFNSLLNRKTGPGSTPIRTAADKSLMHNDAAAQLERMTRSIAKNKGLSPASPAAAPSAAPTTPTEETPPANNSFSS; the protein is encoded by the coding sequence ATGGTGACCACCGCCGAATCGAGCGCGACTTCGCAAAACCAAGCGGACTCCGCCAAGGAAGATGACGAGAGCCAGAATATCTGGTCCTCCATCCTCAAGCAGGTACAGGAGAGCCTGCCCAACAAGCTGCCGTCGCACAAGCTCCTGCTCGTCATGGGAGACAACGAGTCCGGTAAGACGACCCTGATCGCCAAGATACAGGGCAACGACGACCCCAAAAAAGGGTCGGGCCTCGAGTACCACTACCTCTACGTACGCGACGAATACCGCGAAGACCAGACGCGACTGGGGGTGTGGGTGCTGGACGGCGATCCGTGGCACCGCAACCTGCTCAAGTTTGTCCTCACCGAGGAGACGCTCGAGGACACGACCGTGCTGCTGACGGCGTCCATGACAACTCCGTGGTCTCTACTCGACTCGCTGCAGAGCTGGGCGACCGTGCTCGAGGAACACCTGTCGAGGCTCCGCCTTCCGCCCAGCACGGTGGAGAAGAACAAGCTCCGCGTCCTGCGCCGCTTCCAGGACTACATCGAACCTGGCGACGAGATCGAAGGCGTGAGCTCGCCGCTGCGCCGTACGTCGGCAAcgatcggcggcggcggcgaggaCTTCGGAGACACCTCGTCCTCCGCTCACGCGCTGCCGCTGTTGGGCGAGGACACGCTGAGCAACAACCTCGGGCTGGACGTCATCGTGGCCATCACCAAGACGGACTACATGAGCACCCTGGAGAAGAACTACGACTTCAAGGACGAGCACTTCGACTTCATCCAGCAGGCGGTGCGCAAGTTTTGTCTTCGCTACGGCGCGGCGCTCTTCTACACCTCCGTGAAGGAGGACAAGAACTGCGACCTCCTCTACAAGTACCTGGTGCACCGCATCTACGGCTTCCCGTTCAAGACGCCCGCTCTGGTTGTAGAGAAGGACGGCGTCTTCATACCGTCCGGTTGGGACAACGACAAGAAGATCGCCATCCTCTACGAGAACATCACGTCTGCCTCGCCGGACGACCCGTACTCCGAGGTCATCACGCGACCTATGACGACGCGCAAGCCGCTGCAGCGCGAGCCGGAGGTCCTGGCCGAGGGCGACCAGGCCTTCCTGGCGCGCCAGTTAGCCCTGCTCAATCAGCAGGCGCAGCCGTCGCCCGGACGTGCGACCTCCTCCGACGCTGCGGCGGGGGCCGCGGGGGGTGCGCGGACGCCCGTCGGCGTCCAGAAGTCGGCAGAACGTCGGCTTCCGGGCTCGCACGGCGCCCTCCCCACGCCGGGCAAGAAGGACACCGAGTTTGCCAAGCTCAGTCAGGCCGACGGCGCCAAGGGAGGCAACGAGGGGGTGCTGCAAAACTTCTTCAACAGCCTGCTCAACCGCAAGACGGGGCCCGGCAGCACGCCCATCCGCACGGCGGCCGACAAGTCGCTGATGCACAACGACGCGGCCGCCCAGCTGGAGCGCATGACGCGCTCCATTGCCAAGAATAAGGGCCTGTCGCCGGCAAGCCCCGCTGCTGCGCCCTCTGCAGCACCGACGACGCCGACGGAAGAGACCCCGCCGGCCAACAACTCGTTCAGCTCGTGA
- the LOC119400134 gene encoding UNC93-like protein MFSD11 isoform X4, whose amino-acid sequence MCKTVTMNVPMFNVILLGFAFMFIFTAFQTGGLIQKVVLDSIHNEDPSYTGDGYVSLAVIYAVFAISNWLAPSVISFLGPKYTMLFGAVTYNIFVLQFLFPVTWGLYAASVAIGVGAAMIWTGQGNFLTINSNSTTMSRNSGIFWAMLQCSLIWGNIFVYIQFQGQEQIDRQSRLTVYGALTGIGILGMLLLLLLRGGGIPRRQNSQNETEEKSGPSSQVDVRQLNTDSGFLDALFQSLKLMRTGKMLTLSVAFFYTGLELSFFSGVYGSCLGFTKSFGKDSSKFLGINGLLIGAGEITGGLLFSILGKQTNKAGRDPIILLGYLVHIAAFYTIFVNLPANSPLGPTSDPTYITSNLYLAFVGSFLLGFGDSCYNTQIYSILGFVYADNSAPAFAIFKFIQAIAAAIAFFYSNYLLLPYQLLILVVSATLGTLCFWIIEWQTFVESRCLKGHTVSDNSSSTDEPSLT is encoded by the exons ATGTGCAAAACTGTCACCATGAACGTGCCGATGTTCAACGTTATCCTCCTCGGCTTCGCCTTCATGTTCATCTTCACCGCATTCCAAACGGGCGGCCTAATACAG AAAGTCGTTCTAGACAGTATTCACAATGAAGATCCCAGCTATACTGGTGACGGCTACGTCAG CTTGGCTGTTATTTATGCTGTTTTCGCCATCTCCAACTGGTTGGCACCATCGGTGATCAGCTTTCTCGGCCCCAAGTACACAATGCTCTTTGGTGCTGTCACATATAA CATATTTGTACTCCAGTTCCTGTTTCCTGTAACATGGGGTTTATATGCTGCATCCGTTGCCATTGGTGTGGGGGCTGCGA TGATATGGACGGGCCAAGGGAACTTCTTGACAATCAATTCCAACAGCACCACCATGTCCCGGAATAGCGGCATTTTCTGGGCCATGCTACAGTGCAG TCTCATCTGGGGCAACATATTTGTCTACATCCAATTCCAAGGTCAAGAACAAATCGACCGGCAAAGCCGGTTAACAGTCTATGGTGCTCTGACGGGCATCGGCATTCTCGGCATGTTGCTCCTGCTGTTACTCAGGGGCGGTGGAATTCCTCGGCGCCAGAACAGCCAAAACGAAAC GGAAGAAAAAAGCGGTCCCTCATCGCAGGTTGACGTCAGACAACTCAACACCGATTCTGGCTTCCTAGATGCACTGT TCCAGTCATTGAAGCTGATGAGGACTGGCAAGATGCTCACGCTCAGCGTTGCATTCTTTTATACAG GATTGGAGCTGTCATTCTTCAGCGGTGTTTATGGGTCGTGCCTTGGCTTCACGAAAAGCTTTGGCAAGGACTCTTCCAAGTTCCTTGGCATCAACGGTCTTCTCATTGGTGCTGGCGAAATCACTG GTGGGCTTCTCTTCAGCATATTGGGCAAGCAGACAAACAAGGCTGGCAGGGACCCCATCATTCTTCTGGGCTACCTCGTGCACATCGCTGCCTTCTACACCATTTTCGTCAACCTGCCAGCAAACTCACCGCTGGGGCCCACGTCAGATCCCACCTACATCACGAGCAA tctTTACCTTGCCTTCGTAGGTAGCTTCTTGCTTGGATTTGGTGACAGCTGTTACAATACACAG ATCTATTCTATTCTTGGATTCGTCTACGCCGACAACAGTGCGCCGGCATTCGCCATCTTCAAATTCATTCAG GCAATAGCCGCCGCCATCGCCTTCTTCTATTCCAACTACCTGCTGCTGCCGTACCAGCTGCTAATCCTGGTGGTGTCGGCAACGCTGGGCACACTCTGTTTCTGGATCATAGAGTGGCAGACGTTCGTCGAGTCCCGGTGCCTCAAAGGCCACACCGTCTCAGACAACAGTAGTAGCACTGACGAGCCCT CACTCACATGA
- the LOC119400134 gene encoding UNC93-like protein MFSD11 isoform X2, translating into MCKTVTMNVPMFNVILLGFAFMFIFTAFQTGGLIQKVVLDSIHNEDPSYTGDGYVSLAVIYAVFAISNWLAPSVISFLGPKYTMLFGAVTYNIFVLQFLFPVTWGLYAASVAIGVGAAMIWTGQGNFLTINSNSTTMSRNSGIFWAMLQCSLIWGNIFVYIQFQGQEQIDRQSRLTVYGALTGIGILGMLLLLLLRGGGIPRRQNSQNETEEKSGPSSQVDVRQLNTDSGFLDALFQSLKLMRTGKMLTLSVAFFYTGLELSFFSGVYGSCLGFTKSFGKDSSKFLGINGLLIGAGEITGGLLFSILGKQTNKAGRDPIILLGYLVHIAAFYTIFVNLPANSPLGPTSDPTYITSNLYLAFVGSFLLGFGDSCYNTQIYSILGFVYADNSAPAFAIFKFIQAIAAAIAFFYSNYLLLPYQLLILVVSATLGTLCFWIIEWQTFVESRCLKGHTVSDNSSSTDEPCSGEDEMCTLLHSHEEA; encoded by the exons ATGTGCAAAACTGTCACCATGAACGTGCCGATGTTCAACGTTATCCTCCTCGGCTTCGCCTTCATGTTCATCTTCACCGCATTCCAAACGGGCGGCCTAATACAG AAAGTCGTTCTAGACAGTATTCACAATGAAGATCCCAGCTATACTGGTGACGGCTACGTCAG CTTGGCTGTTATTTATGCTGTTTTCGCCATCTCCAACTGGTTGGCACCATCGGTGATCAGCTTTCTCGGCCCCAAGTACACAATGCTCTTTGGTGCTGTCACATATAA CATATTTGTACTCCAGTTCCTGTTTCCTGTAACATGGGGTTTATATGCTGCATCCGTTGCCATTGGTGTGGGGGCTGCGA TGATATGGACGGGCCAAGGGAACTTCTTGACAATCAATTCCAACAGCACCACCATGTCCCGGAATAGCGGCATTTTCTGGGCCATGCTACAGTGCAG TCTCATCTGGGGCAACATATTTGTCTACATCCAATTCCAAGGTCAAGAACAAATCGACCGGCAAAGCCGGTTAACAGTCTATGGTGCTCTGACGGGCATCGGCATTCTCGGCATGTTGCTCCTGCTGTTACTCAGGGGCGGTGGAATTCCTCGGCGCCAGAACAGCCAAAACGAAAC GGAAGAAAAAAGCGGTCCCTCATCGCAGGTTGACGTCAGACAACTCAACACCGATTCTGGCTTCCTAGATGCACTGT TCCAGTCATTGAAGCTGATGAGGACTGGCAAGATGCTCACGCTCAGCGTTGCATTCTTTTATACAG GATTGGAGCTGTCATTCTTCAGCGGTGTTTATGGGTCGTGCCTTGGCTTCACGAAAAGCTTTGGCAAGGACTCTTCCAAGTTCCTTGGCATCAACGGTCTTCTCATTGGTGCTGGCGAAATCACTG GTGGGCTTCTCTTCAGCATATTGGGCAAGCAGACAAACAAGGCTGGCAGGGACCCCATCATTCTTCTGGGCTACCTCGTGCACATCGCTGCCTTCTACACCATTTTCGTCAACCTGCCAGCAAACTCACCGCTGGGGCCCACGTCAGATCCCACCTACATCACGAGCAA tctTTACCTTGCCTTCGTAGGTAGCTTCTTGCTTGGATTTGGTGACAGCTGTTACAATACACAG ATCTATTCTATTCTTGGATTCGTCTACGCCGACAACAGTGCGCCGGCATTCGCCATCTTCAAATTCATTCAG GCAATAGCCGCCGCCATCGCCTTCTTCTATTCCAACTACCTGCTGCTGCCGTACCAGCTGCTAATCCTGGTGGTGTCGGCAACGCTGGGCACACTCTGTTTCTGGATCATAGAGTGGCAGACGTTCGTCGAGTCCCGGTGCCTCAAAGGCCACACCGTCTCAGACAACAGTAGTAGCACTGACGAGCCCT GCAGCGGTGAGGATGAAATGTGCACATTACTG CACTCACATGAAGAAGCGTAG
- the LOC119400134 gene encoding UNC93-like protein MFSD11 isoform X1, with translation MCKTVTMNVPMFNVILLGFAFMFIFTAFQTGGLIQKVVLDSIHNEDPSYTGDGYVSLAVIYAVFAISNWLAPSVISFLGPKYTMLFGAVTYNIFVLQFLFPVTWGLYAASVAIGVGAAMIWTGQGNFLTINSNSTTMSRNSGIFWAMLQCSLIWGNIFVYIQFQGQEQIDRQSRLTVYGALTGIGILGMLLLLLLRGGGIPRRQNSQNETEEKSGPSSQVDVRQLNTDSGFLDALFQSLKLMRTGKMLTLSVAFFYTGLELSFFSGVYGSCLGFTKSFGKDSSKFLGINGLLIGAGEITGGLLFSILGKQTNKAGRDPIILLGYLVHIAAFYTIFVNLPANSPLGPTSDPTYITSNLYLAFVGSFLLGFGDSCYNTQIYSILGFVYADNSAPAFAIFKFIQAIAAAIAFFYSNYLLLPYQLLILVVSATLGTLCFWIIEWQTFVESRCLKGHTVSDNSSSTDEPYLIRTLRNATPQWLQHGKSSVARYVFRSVDKNSAPRPRPKQCELQQHRFLQKIIKFRKHHNIVYHYSSSGNT, from the exons ATGTGCAAAACTGTCACCATGAACGTGCCGATGTTCAACGTTATCCTCCTCGGCTTCGCCTTCATGTTCATCTTCACCGCATTCCAAACGGGCGGCCTAATACAG AAAGTCGTTCTAGACAGTATTCACAATGAAGATCCCAGCTATACTGGTGACGGCTACGTCAG CTTGGCTGTTATTTATGCTGTTTTCGCCATCTCCAACTGGTTGGCACCATCGGTGATCAGCTTTCTCGGCCCCAAGTACACAATGCTCTTTGGTGCTGTCACATATAA CATATTTGTACTCCAGTTCCTGTTTCCTGTAACATGGGGTTTATATGCTGCATCCGTTGCCATTGGTGTGGGGGCTGCGA TGATATGGACGGGCCAAGGGAACTTCTTGACAATCAATTCCAACAGCACCACCATGTCCCGGAATAGCGGCATTTTCTGGGCCATGCTACAGTGCAG TCTCATCTGGGGCAACATATTTGTCTACATCCAATTCCAAGGTCAAGAACAAATCGACCGGCAAAGCCGGTTAACAGTCTATGGTGCTCTGACGGGCATCGGCATTCTCGGCATGTTGCTCCTGCTGTTACTCAGGGGCGGTGGAATTCCTCGGCGCCAGAACAGCCAAAACGAAAC GGAAGAAAAAAGCGGTCCCTCATCGCAGGTTGACGTCAGACAACTCAACACCGATTCTGGCTTCCTAGATGCACTGT TCCAGTCATTGAAGCTGATGAGGACTGGCAAGATGCTCACGCTCAGCGTTGCATTCTTTTATACAG GATTGGAGCTGTCATTCTTCAGCGGTGTTTATGGGTCGTGCCTTGGCTTCACGAAAAGCTTTGGCAAGGACTCTTCCAAGTTCCTTGGCATCAACGGTCTTCTCATTGGTGCTGGCGAAATCACTG GTGGGCTTCTCTTCAGCATATTGGGCAAGCAGACAAACAAGGCTGGCAGGGACCCCATCATTCTTCTGGGCTACCTCGTGCACATCGCTGCCTTCTACACCATTTTCGTCAACCTGCCAGCAAACTCACCGCTGGGGCCCACGTCAGATCCCACCTACATCACGAGCAA tctTTACCTTGCCTTCGTAGGTAGCTTCTTGCTTGGATTTGGTGACAGCTGTTACAATACACAG ATCTATTCTATTCTTGGATTCGTCTACGCCGACAACAGTGCGCCGGCATTCGCCATCTTCAAATTCATTCAG GCAATAGCCGCCGCCATCGCCTTCTTCTATTCCAACTACCTGCTGCTGCCGTACCAGCTGCTAATCCTGGTGGTGTCGGCAACGCTGGGCACACTCTGTTTCTGGATCATAGAGTGGCAGACGTTCGTCGAGTCCCGGTGCCTCAAAGGCCACACCGTCTCAGACAACAGTAGTAGCACTGACGAGCCCT ATCTCATACGCACTCTTCGAAATGCTACACCGCAGTGGTTGCAACATGGAAAATCATCAGTGGCGAGGTATGTTTTCAGATCCGTAGATAAGAACTCCGCTCCTCGTCCTCGTCCAAAGCAGTGTGAACTGCAGCAGCACCGATTTCTTCAAAAAATTATAAAATTCAGAAAGCACCACAACATTGTATACCATTATAGTTCAAGCGGAAATACTTAA
- the LOC119400134 gene encoding UNC93-like protein MFSD11 isoform X3: protein MCKTVTMNVPMFNVILLGFAFMFIFTAFQTGGLIQKVVLDSIHNEDPSYTGDGYVSLAVIYAVFAISNWLAPSVISFLGPKYTMLFGAVTYNIFVLQFLFPVTWGLYAASVAIGVGAAMIWTGQGNFLTINSNSTTMSRNSGIFWAMLQCSLIWGNIFVYIQFQGQEQIDRQSRLTVYGALTGIGILGMLLLLLLRGGGIPRRQNSQNETEEKSGPSSQVDVRQLNTDSGFLDALFQSLKLMRTGKMLTLSVAFFYTGLELSFFSGVYGSCLGFTKSFGKDSSKFLGINGLLIGAGEITGGLLFSILGKQTNKAGRDPIILLGYLVHIAAFYTIFVNLPANSPLGPTSDPTYITSNLYLAFVGSFLLGFGDSCYNTQIYSILGFVYADNSAPAFAIFKFIQAIAAAIAFFYSNYLLLPYQLLILVVSATLGTLCFWIIEWQTFVESRCLKGHTVSDNSSSTDEPCVEKL from the exons ATGTGCAAAACTGTCACCATGAACGTGCCGATGTTCAACGTTATCCTCCTCGGCTTCGCCTTCATGTTCATCTTCACCGCATTCCAAACGGGCGGCCTAATACAG AAAGTCGTTCTAGACAGTATTCACAATGAAGATCCCAGCTATACTGGTGACGGCTACGTCAG CTTGGCTGTTATTTATGCTGTTTTCGCCATCTCCAACTGGTTGGCACCATCGGTGATCAGCTTTCTCGGCCCCAAGTACACAATGCTCTTTGGTGCTGTCACATATAA CATATTTGTACTCCAGTTCCTGTTTCCTGTAACATGGGGTTTATATGCTGCATCCGTTGCCATTGGTGTGGGGGCTGCGA TGATATGGACGGGCCAAGGGAACTTCTTGACAATCAATTCCAACAGCACCACCATGTCCCGGAATAGCGGCATTTTCTGGGCCATGCTACAGTGCAG TCTCATCTGGGGCAACATATTTGTCTACATCCAATTCCAAGGTCAAGAACAAATCGACCGGCAAAGCCGGTTAACAGTCTATGGTGCTCTGACGGGCATCGGCATTCTCGGCATGTTGCTCCTGCTGTTACTCAGGGGCGGTGGAATTCCTCGGCGCCAGAACAGCCAAAACGAAAC GGAAGAAAAAAGCGGTCCCTCATCGCAGGTTGACGTCAGACAACTCAACACCGATTCTGGCTTCCTAGATGCACTGT TCCAGTCATTGAAGCTGATGAGGACTGGCAAGATGCTCACGCTCAGCGTTGCATTCTTTTATACAG GATTGGAGCTGTCATTCTTCAGCGGTGTTTATGGGTCGTGCCTTGGCTTCACGAAAAGCTTTGGCAAGGACTCTTCCAAGTTCCTTGGCATCAACGGTCTTCTCATTGGTGCTGGCGAAATCACTG GTGGGCTTCTCTTCAGCATATTGGGCAAGCAGACAAACAAGGCTGGCAGGGACCCCATCATTCTTCTGGGCTACCTCGTGCACATCGCTGCCTTCTACACCATTTTCGTCAACCTGCCAGCAAACTCACCGCTGGGGCCCACGTCAGATCCCACCTACATCACGAGCAA tctTTACCTTGCCTTCGTAGGTAGCTTCTTGCTTGGATTTGGTGACAGCTGTTACAATACACAG ATCTATTCTATTCTTGGATTCGTCTACGCCGACAACAGTGCGCCGGCATTCGCCATCTTCAAATTCATTCAG GCAATAGCCGCCGCCATCGCCTTCTTCTATTCCAACTACCTGCTGCTGCCGTACCAGCTGCTAATCCTGGTGGTGTCGGCAACGCTGGGCACACTCTGTTTCTGGATCATAGAGTGGCAGACGTTCGTCGAGTCCCGGTGCCTCAAAGGCCACACCGTCTCAGACAACAGTAGTAGCACTGACGAGCCCT GTGTGGAGAAGCTGTGA